One genomic segment of Streptomyces sp. NBC_00239 includes these proteins:
- a CDS encoding M16 family metallopeptidase, whose product MDGLTDTVTHGPADRPADGLTDVTLANGLRVLLQPLPGTQVVASCLHVGTGFRNEPVAGAAHLLEHVLAQGSSGTGPLTDAVAAMGGTMNARTSADHTQYTQILPADGLELGLRIERDRLAEPDLGADHIRAQIAVVQAEIRRNVLQRPHGGLVLFDLPALLHDTWENRHNGYGDIDALGSLGPAELRTFFERSYAPGNIHLVLVGDFEPARALELVERLLGTIPARETWQREPAAEAPLSAPRYTLRQERIAPGGRTVLGFRVPDPAAAPADHLATVLLSELLEAVGADCGCHPADARPWGAFRTRVDRTGNPFDVARASLFAVEFPHPPGASPEAAETCLRAVLTRIADGSLPVAEPLSVLRRQLALHLHAELDSVAGQASWLGVGAAVHGDPGHLAALPAAIDAVTDADVARLAGVYASAPAARITSLPEAAPTAPSVPVTVTTAASAKAPAASGALA is encoded by the coding sequence ATGGACGGACTGACCGACACAGTCACGCACGGGCCGGCGGACCGGCCGGCGGACGGGCTGACGGATGTGACCCTGGCCAACGGACTGCGGGTGCTGCTCCAGCCCCTGCCCGGCACCCAGGTGGTGGCCAGCTGCCTGCACGTGGGCACCGGCTTCCGCAACGAGCCCGTGGCGGGCGCGGCCCATCTGCTGGAGCACGTGCTGGCGCAGGGATCGTCCGGCACCGGTCCGCTGACCGACGCGGTGGCGGCCATGGGCGGCACGATGAACGCCCGTACCTCCGCCGACCACACGCAGTACACGCAGATCCTGCCCGCCGACGGCCTGGAGCTGGGGCTGCGCATCGAGCGGGACCGGCTGGCCGAGCCGGACCTGGGCGCGGACCACATCCGCGCCCAGATCGCCGTCGTCCAGGCAGAGATACGCCGCAACGTGCTCCAGCGCCCGCACGGCGGCCTGGTCCTGTTCGACCTGCCGGCGCTGCTGCACGACACGTGGGAGAACCGGCACAACGGCTACGGCGACATCGACGCGCTGGGGTCGCTGGGCCCGGCGGAGCTGCGCACGTTCTTCGAGCGTTCGTACGCCCCCGGCAACATCCACCTCGTGCTGGTCGGCGACTTCGAACCGGCGCGGGCGCTGGAACTGGTGGAGCGGCTGCTGGGGACGATCCCCGCCCGGGAGACCTGGCAGCGCGAGCCGGCCGCCGAGGCGCCGCTCAGCGCGCCCCGGTACACCCTGCGTCAGGAGCGGATCGCGCCGGGCGGCCGTACGGTACTCGGCTTCCGGGTGCCGGATCCGGCGGCCGCGCCCGCCGACCACCTGGCCACCGTGCTGCTGAGCGAGCTGCTGGAGGCGGTCGGCGCGGACTGCGGCTGCCATCCGGCGGACGCCCGGCCGTGGGGCGCCTTCCGGACCCGGGTCGACCGGACGGGCAACCCGTTCGACGTGGCCCGAGCCTCGCTGTTCGCCGTGGAGTTCCCGCATCCGCCCGGGGCTTCGCCGGAGGCGGCCGAGACCTGCCTGCGCGCGGTGCTCACGCGGATCGCCGACGGCTCGCTGCCGGTGGCCGAGCCGCTGTCGGTGCTGCGCCGGCAGCTGGCGCTGCACCTGCACGCCGAGCTGGACTCGGTGGCCGGGCAGGCGTCCTGGCTCGGCGTCGGCGCGGCGGTGCACGGCGACCCCGGCCACCTGGCCGCCCTGCCGGCGGCGATCGACGCCGTCACGGACGCCGACGTGGCGCGCCTGGCCGGCGTCTACGCGAGCGCGCCCGCGGCCCGGATCACCAGCCTGCCCGAGGCCGCCCCGACGGCCCCTTCGGTACCCGTCACCGTCACGACTGCCGCGTCCGCGAAGGCGCCCGCGGCCTCAGGAGCCCTCGCATGA
- a CDS encoding FG-GAP-like repeat-containing protein — protein MKRTTSLSITLVAGLCAIALGAAPAAAAPEPSPPLVRIMPLGDSITAGANSSDGAGYRSPLWSLMRSQGRYSPDFVGSGSFGALTDPDNEGHSGWTIGQVRANIDRWQSAADPDVVLLHLGINDLKFHAADPADAALGLSGLVDRIRQNRPGVTVIVQGLLPDTSDVGRQVAEFNRLISAQEGPRRAAGERFHYVEPPRLDVATELPDGLHPNDAGYRKMADAYHRGVEQAVTDGWASRGPVPRAGTEAGGTGPLRWADFDGDGRTDQLAIADNGEVRARLNRPGGWQEIGRVATGVTSDRTRVRLADFDGDGRADYLYIAPGGAVTAYLNRGGDVTGPNGWHRIGEVASGTTGRQEQVRFADWDGDGRTDYVTVADGGSVTVYLNRGGDPAGSGGWAGLGQVATGVTTDRTRVRLADQDADGRADYHAIGPDGAVTTYLNRGGDRHGGWQHVGRIATGITTDHTRVHLADINGDHHADYLHTAANGSTSAYLFNGGDPSGPDGWTPLGTIAAFTGSTG, from the coding sequence ATGAAACGCACCACGTCGCTCAGCATCACTCTCGTCGCAGGGCTCTGCGCGATCGCACTCGGCGCCGCCCCGGCGGCCGCCGCACCCGAGCCGTCCCCGCCCCTGGTGAGGATCATGCCGCTCGGCGACTCGATCACCGCCGGCGCGAACAGCTCCGACGGAGCCGGATACCGCTCCCCGCTGTGGAGCCTGATGCGGAGCCAGGGCCGGTACTCCCCCGACTTCGTCGGCTCCGGCTCGTTCGGCGCCCTCACCGACCCGGACAACGAGGGCCACAGCGGATGGACCATCGGCCAGGTCCGCGCCAACATCGACCGCTGGCAGTCCGCGGCCGACCCCGACGTCGTCCTGCTGCACCTGGGCATCAACGACCTCAAGTTCCATGCCGCCGACCCCGCCGACGCCGCGCTGGGCCTGAGCGGCCTGGTCGACCGCATCCGGCAGAACCGGCCCGGCGTCACCGTCATCGTCCAGGGCCTGCTCCCCGACACCTCCGACGTCGGCCGGCAGGTCGCCGAGTTCAACCGTCTCATCAGTGCTCAGGAAGGCCCGCGACGTGCGGCCGGCGAGCGCTTCCACTACGTCGAACCGCCCCGGCTCGACGTGGCCACCGAACTGCCCGACGGCCTCCACCCCAACGACGCCGGCTACCGGAAGATGGCCGACGCCTACCACCGAGGCGTCGAACAGGCCGTCACGGACGGCTGGGCGAGCCGTGGCCCCGTACCCCGTGCCGGTACCGAAGCGGGCGGCACCGGGCCCCTGCGCTGGGCCGACTTCGACGGCGACGGCCGCACCGACCAGTTGGCGATCGCCGACAACGGTGAGGTACGGGCGCGCCTGAACCGCCCCGGCGGCTGGCAGGAGATCGGCCGGGTCGCCACCGGCGTCACGAGTGACCGCACCCGCGTGCGCCTGGCCGACTTCGACGGTGACGGCCGCGCGGACTACCTGTACATCGCTCCCGGCGGCGCGGTGACCGCCTACCTCAACCGCGGTGGCGACGTGACCGGACCGAACGGCTGGCACCGCATCGGCGAGGTCGCCTCGGGTACCACCGGCCGCCAGGAACAGGTCCGCTTCGCCGACTGGGACGGCGACGGCCGCACCGACTACGTCACCGTCGCCGACGGCGGAAGCGTCACGGTGTACCTCAACCGAGGCGGGGACCCCGCCGGCTCCGGCGGGTGGGCAGGCCTCGGGCAGGTCGCCACCGGCGTCACCACCGACCGTACGCGCGTGCGCCTGGCGGACCAGGACGCCGACGGCCGCGCCGACTACCACGCGATCGGCCCCGACGGCGCCGTCACCACCTACCTCAACCGCGGCGGCGACCGCCACGGCGGCTGGCAGCACGTCGGCCGCATCGCGACCGGCATCACCACCGACCACACCCGCGTCCACCTCGCCGACATCAACGGTGACCACCACGCCGACTACCTCCACACGGCCGCCAACGGCAGCACCTCCGCCTACCTCTTCAACGGCGGCGACCCCTCCGGCCCCGACGGATGGACTCCCCTCGGCACCATCGCGGCGTTCACGGGCTCCACGGGCTGA
- a CDS encoding MFS transporter: protein MLRSFIQSNFSSLRGPARTLGALHFVDSLGSGLFMAGSAVYFVVVAELPVVVVGLGLSLAGLSGFVSSILLGRVADRFGARQMLGVLLTVLAGLYALYPLVGSAWTFYPVVIAVGALEFGCGPAFGALIMDLVPEAERVTARAALRSLFNVGFSGGALAAAGLIGLGGGWLEVLPLGNGLTFLLAAALVLRLPASQARPNAGGGRFKVLRDRPFLSVIAASSLLALHSAVLLVGIPLWIVENTDLPRGVVPLILAVNTVLVVLCQVAAAKGADTLDGSVRAARRAGLVSVAACAALAVAGLSGSWATGAVAVVAVLLFTAAELWQSASGFGLGFGLAPDANRGEYLGAFHLHVVIQATLGPAVVSFFVSVDESLGWLAMAAIFLAGTTAIGPAVAWARRTAPARESAEPAPAPVG from the coding sequence GTGCTGAGATCCTTCATCCAGAGCAACTTCTCCTCGCTGCGGGGCCCCGCCCGCACCCTGGGCGCACTGCACTTCGTGGACAGCCTGGGCAGCGGCCTCTTCATGGCCGGTTCGGCCGTCTACTTCGTCGTGGTCGCGGAACTGCCCGTGGTCGTGGTGGGTCTGGGCCTGTCACTGGCCGGCCTCAGCGGGTTCGTGTCCAGCATCCTCCTGGGGCGGGTGGCCGACCGGTTCGGGGCCCGGCAGATGCTGGGCGTGCTGCTGACCGTGCTGGCCGGCCTGTACGCGCTGTACCCGCTGGTGGGCTCGGCGTGGACGTTCTACCCGGTGGTGATCGCGGTCGGGGCGCTGGAGTTCGGCTGCGGTCCCGCCTTCGGCGCGCTGATCATGGACTTGGTGCCGGAGGCCGAGCGGGTCACCGCCCGGGCGGCCCTGCGTTCCCTCTTCAACGTCGGCTTCTCCGGCGGTGCGCTGGCGGCGGCCGGGCTGATCGGGCTGGGCGGCGGCTGGCTGGAGGTACTGCCCCTGGGCAACGGACTGACGTTCCTGCTCGCGGCCGCCCTCGTGCTGCGGCTGCCTGCCTCCCAGGCGCGGCCGAACGCCGGCGGCGGACGCTTCAAGGTGCTCCGGGACCGGCCGTTCCTCAGCGTGATCGCCGCGTCCAGTCTGCTGGCCCTGCACAGCGCCGTGCTCCTCGTCGGCATCCCCCTGTGGATCGTGGAGAACACCGATCTGCCGCGCGGTGTCGTGCCCCTGATCCTCGCGGTCAACACCGTCCTGGTCGTGCTGTGCCAGGTCGCGGCTGCCAAGGGCGCGGACACGCTGGACGGTTCGGTACGGGCGGCCCGCAGGGCCGGTCTGGTGAGCGTGGCGGCGTGCGCCGCGCTGGCCGTGGCCGGGCTGAGCGGCAGCTGGGCGACCGGGGCGGTCGCGGTCGTCGCGGTCCTGCTCTTCACGGCGGCCGAGCTGTGGCAGTCCGCGAGCGGCTTCGGGCTCGGCTTCGGCCTGGCCCCGGACGCCAACCGCGGTGAGTACCTGGGCGCGTTCCACCTGCACGTGGTCATTCAGGCCACGCTCGGGCCGGCCGTGGTCTCCTTCTTCGTCTCGGTCGACGAGTCCCTCGGCTGGCTGGCGATGGCCGCGATCTTCCTGGCCGGCACCACCGCGATCGGTCCCGCCGTCGCCTGGGCGCGCCGCACGGCACCCGCCCGCGAGAGCGCGGAGCCGGCCCCGGCTCCGGTGGGCTGA
- a CDS encoding aminoglycoside N(3)-acetyltransferase, with the protein MSPREVVTRGRIADGLAALGVGRGEVVVVHSSLRSFGFVPGGAQSVYEALREAVGADGTLVMPAFTPQLCHPGTWRSPDLVQPDPSAVAADMPLFDPERTPVARTMGVLPELLRAVPGSVRSRHPHVSFVAEGPRAQEIVRSHPDAYRLSSQSPLGELWRLDATVLMLGTEWNKCTALHLAEYTTPYPGRRAGLWALPGAGPEGSGPEGKGPEGTGPGGAGTRWREVPELLVWEGDFDALGASYEASGGPLSRTRVGGADCRAVKLRPLVEFAAGWLPGHRDLRRGVAPPGWREVAEADGPLPLPPLGVPAT; encoded by the coding sequence GTGTCCCCGCGTGAGGTCGTCACCCGCGGCCGGATCGCCGACGGGCTGGCCGCGCTCGGCGTCGGCCGGGGCGAGGTGGTCGTCGTCCACTCGTCGCTGCGCAGCTTCGGCTTCGTGCCGGGCGGCGCGCAGAGCGTGTACGAGGCGCTGCGCGAGGCCGTCGGCGCCGACGGCACCCTGGTCATGCCGGCGTTCACCCCCCAGCTGTGCCATCCGGGCACCTGGCGTTCGCCCGACCTGGTCCAGCCGGACCCGTCCGCGGTGGCGGCGGACATGCCGCTGTTCGACCCGGAGCGCACCCCCGTGGCGCGCACCATGGGCGTGCTGCCGGAACTGCTCCGGGCCGTGCCGGGCAGCGTGCGTTCGCGCCACCCGCACGTGTCGTTCGTGGCCGAGGGGCCGCGCGCGCAGGAGATCGTACGGTCGCATCCCGACGCCTACCGGCTCTCCTCGCAGAGTCCGCTGGGCGAGCTGTGGCGGCTCGACGCCACGGTCCTGATGCTGGGCACCGAGTGGAACAAGTGCACGGCGCTGCATCTGGCCGAGTACACGACCCCCTACCCGGGCCGACGGGCCGGCCTGTGGGCACTGCCCGGCGCCGGACCGGAAGGCAGCGGTCCAGAAGGCAAAGGGCCGGAAGGCACTGGTCCGGGAGGTGCCGGGACCCGGTGGCGCGAGGTGCCCGAACTGCTCGTATGGGAGGGTGACTTCGATGCGCTGGGCGCGTCGTACGAGGCGTCCGGCGGCCCGCTGTCCCGTACCCGCGTGGGCGGTGCGGACTGCCGGGCGGTGAAGCTCCGCCCGCTCGTGGAGTTCGCCGCCGGCTGGCTGCCCGGCCACCGCGACCTGCGGCGGGGCGTGGCCCCTCCCGGCTGGCGCGAAGTCGCCGAAGCCGACGGGCCCTTGCCCCTACCACCTCTGGGAGTACCTGCCACATGA
- a CDS encoding M16 family metallopeptidase, whose translation MTTSAPAGPLPVPSPHFTPPAVRESVLEGGTLVGIDRAGAGDLAEARLVVPLTPAGPAHATEVDVAADVLKGVLGEAVGRLAVVRAEARPDRLVVSVRAFAGDLAEVCTSVGAALEAPDLFGDERVARAAGTVRDRAAATAALPAVVARTGFLSAVYGTHPYGRTATAADAGEVTGERLAALLGSAPASARRGVVVGRGPVEELLAAAAPLLPRPSARAPRTAYPPADRPGGGAATVLAPGAPQALIRLGGQVPGRTHADYPALQLAVLMLGGWFGSRLTLVLREREGLSYAPRAVLDPLGSTAAFTLEADVRTDGAARALVLIDEELERLAAGAFAPRELLSAQNFAVGSMAMSCSSRSGLASVFAGTLASGLPARWLGGYEPRVRALSPADVARAARTYLQEPGLTGVVVTPGAPDGLPPVRP comes from the coding sequence ATGACGACGTCAGCGCCCGCCGGCCCGCTGCCGGTCCCGTCCCCGCACTTCACCCCGCCCGCCGTCCGGGAGTCGGTCCTGGAGGGCGGCACCCTCGTCGGGATCGACCGGGCCGGCGCCGGGGACCTGGCCGAGGCCCGGCTGGTGGTCCCGCTGACCCCGGCCGGACCGGCCCACGCGACCGAGGTGGACGTGGCCGCCGACGTGTTGAAGGGCGTCCTGGGAGAGGCCGTCGGCCGGCTCGCCGTCGTACGGGCCGAGGCCCGGCCGGACCGGCTCGTCGTCTCGGTCCGCGCCTTCGCGGGCGACCTGGCGGAGGTGTGCACGTCGGTCGGCGCCGCGCTGGAGGCACCGGACCTCTTCGGGGACGAGCGCGTGGCGCGGGCCGCGGGCACCGTACGGGACCGGGCCGCCGCGACCGCGGCCCTGCCGGCGGTCGTCGCCCGGACCGGCTTCCTCTCCGCCGTGTACGGGACCCACCCCTACGGCCGTACCGCCACCGCGGCGGACGCGGGAGAGGTGACGGGCGAGCGGCTGGCGGCGCTGCTGGGCAGTGCCCCGGCGTCGGCCCGGCGCGGCGTGGTCGTGGGCCGCGGCCCCGTGGAGGAACTCCTCGCGGCGGCCGCCCCGTTGCTGCCGCGGCCGTCCGCCCGCGCGCCGCGCACGGCGTACCCGCCGGCGGATCGGCCGGGCGGCGGCGCGGCGACCGTGCTCGCCCCGGGCGCCCCGCAGGCGCTGATCCGGCTGGGCGGACAGGTGCCGGGCCGTACGCACGCGGACTATCCGGCGCTGCAGCTGGCCGTGCTGATGCTCGGCGGCTGGTTCGGCAGCCGGCTGACGCTGGTGCTGCGCGAGCGCGAGGGGCTCTCGTACGCGCCGCGCGCGGTGCTCGACCCGTTGGGCAGCACGGCTGCCTTCACGCTGGAGGCCGATGTCCGCACCGACGGCGCCGCGCGGGCCCTCGTACTGATCGACGAGGAGCTGGAGCGGCTGGCCGCCGGGGCGTTCGCGCCGCGGGAGCTGCTCAGTGCGCAGAACTTCGCGGTGGGCTCGATGGCGATGTCCTGCTCGTCGCGTTCGGGGCTGGCCTCGGTGTTCGCCGGGACCCTGGCGAGCGGCCTGCCGGCGCGGTGGCTGGGCGGCTACGAGCCCCGGGTACGCGCCCTCTCCCCCGCCGACGTCGCGCGCGCGGCCCGTACGTACCTCCAGGAGCCCGGCCTGACGGGAGTCGTGGTGACGCCCGGCGCGCCGGACGGCCTCCCGCCCGTACGCCCCTGA
- a CDS encoding S9 family peptidase yields the protein MSTTTYPERAEALVDALAAQPRPKAVAAFADGVLVLRADVPNGLGATVPTLIGYRRDAADGWQATWSAPRAIEAVAVPGGFLYVLQGGHQALAFRSADGGPERVLRQIAGEVAAMAVRPGSGTVLCTVRTEASPGSHPEGLLRGSDAVWATGPGAGLGTVRRPEGDWRIMFVSGDGADPDDGRELPVSVPAGAVLTGEAAWSGPDTLLLGVAHHRPDGTRRFGLLEVSADDGGALRELLFDGIDLCYPVPDPDRGQVAYLGTSVPSADAPPVQSACVVRADSAELTVLDAPAGTWQRPVGWDGPGRLVCTAEDGPRRRLYVHEDGVWSDVPVTGSVASVRVAGGRAAVLGSALDAPPVLDVVALRSGTAERVESSDRPELPGTLSYHPQEVPGASGPLAAWLCRPARGPVRGLVVFFHGGPFQSWTQWSWRWNPWPFVACGYAVALIEPPMSLGYVPAVAGGWRNWRAGIAAVATRQVELLRAEAGLQDVPLALMGGSFGGYLSLNTAERLRPRLVVAHAAPLDLAQVAETSDVGWQWLREYGDPTGDRERYRANSLPGRPVPDGTRVLLSHGMHDGLVPPTETLRAHRSLSRQGIRSEVAFFRTEAHPLSRPRNIRAWYRWVLTACEDELAGGAVDGSPQERPGEAAQHTAGPATGEAGLRVPA from the coding sequence ATGTCCACCACGACCTACCCGGAGCGCGCCGAGGCGCTCGTCGACGCGCTGGCCGCCCAGCCGCGGCCGAAGGCGGTCGCCGCCTTCGCCGACGGCGTGCTCGTGCTGCGCGCCGACGTGCCGAACGGCCTCGGTGCCACCGTCCCCACCCTGATCGGGTACCGCCGCGACGCCGCCGACGGCTGGCAGGCCACCTGGTCCGCGCCCAGGGCGATCGAGGCGGTCGCCGTCCCGGGCGGATTCCTCTACGTGCTCCAGGGTGGCCATCAGGCCCTCGCGTTCCGGTCCGCCGACGGCGGCCCGGAGCGGGTGTTGCGCCAGATCGCCGGGGAGGTCGCCGCCATGGCGGTGCGGCCCGGCTCCGGCACCGTCCTGTGCACGGTCCGCACCGAGGCATCGCCCGGCTCGCACCCGGAGGGGCTGCTGCGCGGCTCGGACGCGGTGTGGGCCACGGGGCCCGGGGCGGGCCTGGGCACGGTGCGCCGGCCCGAGGGCGACTGGCGGATCATGTTCGTGTCCGGCGACGGCGCGGACCCCGACGACGGACGCGAGCTGCCGGTCTCCGTGCCCGCGGGCGCCGTGCTCACCGGCGAGGCCGCCTGGTCGGGCCCGGACACGCTGCTGCTGGGCGTGGCCCACCACCGTCCCGACGGCACCCGCCGGTTCGGACTGCTGGAGGTGTCCGCCGACGACGGCGGCGCGCTGCGCGAACTGCTCTTCGACGGCATCGACCTCTGCTACCCCGTCCCGGACCCGGACCGCGGCCAGGTCGCCTACCTGGGCACGTCCGTGCCGTCGGCGGACGCGCCCCCGGTGCAGTCCGCCTGCGTGGTGCGCGCGGACTCCGCGGAGCTGACCGTCCTCGACGCCCCCGCCGGCACCTGGCAGCGCCCGGTCGGCTGGGACGGCCCGGGCCGGCTCGTGTGCACCGCCGAGGACGGTCCGCGGCGCCGGCTGTACGTCCACGAGGACGGCGTGTGGAGCGACGTGCCCGTGACCGGATCGGTGGCGAGCGTTCGGGTCGCGGGCGGCCGGGCCGCCGTGCTGGGGTCGGCGCTCGACGCTCCCCCGGTGCTCGACGTCGTCGCCCTGCGCTCGGGAACGGCCGAGCGGGTCGAGTCCAGCGACCGGCCCGAGCTGCCGGGGACGCTCTCGTACCACCCGCAGGAGGTGCCGGGGGCGAGCGGTCCGCTGGCCGCCTGGCTGTGCCGGCCGGCCCGGGGCCCGGTGCGCGGTCTCGTCGTGTTCTTCCACGGCGGTCCGTTCCAGAGCTGGACGCAGTGGTCCTGGCGCTGGAATCCGTGGCCGTTCGTGGCCTGCGGCTACGCGGTCGCCCTGATCGAGCCCCCGATGTCGCTGGGGTACGTGCCGGCGGTGGCCGGCGGCTGGCGCAACTGGCGGGCGGGCATCGCGGCCGTGGCGACCCGTCAGGTGGAACTGCTGCGGGCCGAAGCCGGCCTTCAGGACGTGCCGCTGGCCCTGATGGGCGGCAGCTTCGGCGGCTACCTGTCGCTGAACACCGCCGAGCGGCTGCGGCCGCGGCTGGTCGTCGCGCACGCCGCGCCGCTGGACCTCGCCCAGGTGGCCGAGACCAGCGACGTGGGCTGGCAGTGGCTGCGCGAGTACGGCGACCCGACCGGGGACCGCGAGCGGTACCGGGCGAACAGCCTGCCCGGGCGTCCCGTGCCCGACGGCACTCGGGTGCTGCTCTCGCACGGCATGCACGACGGCCTGGTGCCGCCGACCGAGACGCTGCGCGCGCACCGGTCGCTGTCGCGCCAGGGCATCCGCTCCGAGGTGGCGTTCTTCCGCACGGAAGCGCATCCGCTGAGCCGGCCGCGCAACATCCGGGCCTGGTACCGGTGGGTGCTGACGGCCTGCGAGGACGAACTCGCGGGCGGGGCCGTGGACGGCTCCCCGCAGGAACGCCCGGGCGAGGCGGCGCAGCACACCGCCGGGCCCGCGACGGGGGAGGCGGGTCTCCGTGTCCCCGCGTGA
- a CDS encoding GNAT family N-acetyltransferase produces the protein MTGVVSLRPVTSADLDLFESAFATEEGTGPYQWFGFTAALRTRRRFAEDGLLGPDGGVLTVVADGRAVGRVEWFKSTWGRPDTSFCWTVAIGLVPQARGRGLGTEAQRLLVRYLFEHTRVERVQAWTDPRNTAEQRALEKAGFTREGVLRHAQWRGGRWHDQVLYSALRGDAPLRDPSAPDEEETWTD, from the coding sequence ATGACCGGTGTCGTGTCCCTGCGCCCCGTCACCTCCGCCGATCTCGACCTTTTCGAGAGCGCGTTCGCCACTGAGGAGGGAACGGGCCCCTACCAGTGGTTCGGGTTCACTGCCGCCCTGCGGACCCGGCGGCGGTTCGCCGAGGACGGGCTGCTGGGCCCGGACGGCGGCGTACTGACCGTCGTCGCCGACGGGCGGGCGGTGGGCCGCGTCGAGTGGTTCAAGTCCACGTGGGGCCGCCCCGACACGTCGTTCTGCTGGACGGTGGCCATCGGCCTCGTGCCGCAGGCGCGGGGCCGGGGTCTGGGCACCGAGGCGCAGCGGCTCCTGGTGCGCTACCTGTTCGAGCACACGCGCGTCGAGCGGGTGCAGGCCTGGACCGATCCGCGCAACACCGCCGAGCAGCGGGCCCTCGAAAAGGCCGGGTTCACCCGCGAGGGGGTGCTGCGGCACGCGCAGTGGCGCGGCGGCCGCTGGCACGACCAAGTGCTGTACTCCGCGCTGCGCGGTGACGCGCCGCTGCGGGACCCGTCCGCGCCCGACGAGGAGGAGACATGGACGGACTGA
- a CDS encoding FG-GAP-like repeat-containing protein, whose translation MLAPRLRPARMTVLLSATAVAAGLISAAPALALTGPEAPTDTYKSVAKLTIGDEATSRACTGTLVDARWILTAASCFANTPGTTVPAGKPALKSLATLSDGKTVEIVELAPRSDRDLVMARLATPAFAITGIKRATTAPTTGTDLTAVGFGRTKTEWVPDKLHTGTFALNASDATALTITGKGADVLCKGDTGGPLFNAAGELVGVNSRSWQGGCLGTASTETRTGALSVRTDDLADWIGQFTSRRSAAVNEAGGSGRIRWADWDGDRKPDYISVDDNGAVSVWLNKGGDVPGGSGWQALGRVATGITTDRSRVRLADFDGDGKFDYIVINPNGSVHVWLNRGGDIGGGWQGIGEVATGVTSDAGKVRFADWDGDGRTDYLVFNDAGAFDVYLNRGGDPAGSTGWQGIGRGATGVTSDRSRIRFADNDGDGKADYHVIHADGKVDLYRNRGGDVGGGWQVAGRIASGVTTDHTKVQFVDFTGDTHADYIHMGADNSATVYAWNGGDPSGPNGWTNIGKVAYGV comes from the coding sequence ATGCTCGCACCCCGTCTGCGCCCGGCGCGGATGACCGTCCTGCTCTCCGCCACCGCGGTCGCCGCCGGCCTGATCTCCGCCGCCCCCGCCCTCGCCCTCACCGGCCCCGAAGCCCCGACCGACACGTACAAGTCGGTCGCCAAACTGACCATCGGCGACGAGGCCACCTCCCGCGCCTGCACCGGCACCCTGGTCGACGCCCGCTGGATCCTGACCGCCGCCAGTTGCTTCGCCAACACGCCCGGCACCACGGTCCCCGCCGGCAAGCCGGCGCTGAAGTCACTCGCCACGCTCTCCGACGGCAAGACCGTGGAGATCGTCGAACTCGCCCCGCGCAGCGACCGCGACCTCGTCATGGCCCGCCTCGCCACCCCCGCCTTCGCCATCACCGGCATCAAGCGCGCCACCACCGCACCCACGACCGGCACCGACCTCACCGCGGTCGGCTTCGGACGAACGAAGACCGAATGGGTCCCCGATAAGCTCCACACGGGCACCTTCGCGCTCAACGCCTCCGACGCCACCGCCCTCACCATCACCGGCAAGGGCGCCGACGTCCTCTGCAAGGGCGACACCGGCGGCCCGCTCTTCAACGCGGCCGGTGAACTCGTCGGCGTCAACAGCCGCTCCTGGCAGGGTGGTTGCCTCGGCACCGCCTCCACCGAAACCCGCACCGGCGCCCTCTCCGTCCGCACCGACGACCTCGCCGACTGGATCGGCCAGTTCACCTCGCGGCGTTCGGCAGCCGTGAACGAGGCCGGTGGCAGCGGCCGTATCCGCTGGGCCGACTGGGACGGCGACCGCAAGCCCGACTACATCAGCGTCGACGACAACGGCGCCGTGTCCGTCTGGCTGAACAAGGGCGGTGACGTGCCCGGCGGCAGCGGCTGGCAGGCGCTCGGACGCGTCGCGACCGGGATCACCACCGACCGCAGCCGGGTGCGCCTGGCCGACTTCGACGGCGACGGCAAGTTCGACTACATCGTGATCAACCCCAACGGCTCGGTGCACGTCTGGCTCAACCGCGGCGGCGACATCGGCGGCGGCTGGCAGGGCATCGGCGAGGTGGCCACCGGTGTCACCTCGGACGCCGGGAAGGTCCGCTTCGCCGACTGGGACGGCGACGGCCGCACCGACTACCTCGTCTTCAACGACGCCGGCGCCTTCGACGTCTACCTCAACCGTGGCGGCGACCCGGCCGGCAGCACCGGCTGGCAGGGCATCGGCCGGGGCGCCACCGGCGTCACCAGCGACCGCAGCCGTATCCGCTTCGCCGACAACGATGGCGACGGCAAGGCCGATTACCACGTCATCCACGCCGACGGCAAGGTCGACCTCTACCGCAACCGCGGCGGCGACGTCGGCGGCGGCTGGCAGGTCGCCGGCCGGATCGCGAGCGGTGTGACCACCGACCACACCAAGGTCCAGTTCGTCGACTTCACCGGCGACACCCACGCCGACTACATCCACATGGGGGCCGACAACAGCGCCACCGTGTACGCCTGGAACGGCGGCGACCCGTCCGGCCCCAACGGCTGGACCAACATCGGCAAGGTCGCCTACGGCGTCTGA